TTTACGCATCCCGCCGATGGCCAGCGTGTTGGTTTCCGAAATCCAGGAGAATTCCGCCTCGGCAAAACCAAGCTCCAAGGTCTTGGGCAAAAGTGATCGCAGCAGCACCAGCCCTAGCCCCCAACGCTGATATTCAGGCGCCACGGCCATCGCCAAGACGCAGAATCGCTTCAGGCCACGGCGCGACAGCAATCGCAAGAAGCCAAAGGGCCAGAGCCGGCCGTCGATCTGGCGGATGCGCGGGTTGTAATCAGGCACCCCGATCACGGCTCCCGCCAGTTTACCCTCGACCTCGGCCAACAGCGCGAACTGTGGCTCGATCAGGTGCCGTAACGAACTCATCAGGTACTCGAGCTCGGCACGCGCAAGCGGAACAAAGCCCCACATGCCTTCGAGCGACCGATTGAACAGTTCCAGAAACCGATCGACGTCGCGGCTGCTGCGCGAGGTGTCAAGCGGCCGAATCACGGGTTGCCAGCGTTCTTGGATTTGATCGGTCAGCGGGTCAAGTCGTCGTTGGAAATCCGGCAGCTCATCGCGGTAACCGAGGAAGGCGAACATGTCATGAGCCTTCCGGAAGCCGTAATCCGTAAGCAAGCGCGGGTAATAGGACGGATTATACGGCAGCGAAAATGTCGGCGGGCTATCGAAGCCGTCGACCAGCATACCGCTCACGTAATTCATCGAAGGATTTACTGGACCACGCAGACCGTACGCGTCGTGCTCTTCGAGCCATTCGCGCGCGGCGTCGAACAAGGCACGCGAGACCTGGCAATCGTCGACGGCCTCGAAAAAACCAAAGAAGCCGCGGCGCTCGTGAAATTCGTGATCGTGCGCATGATTGATGATCGCGGCAATCTGACCAACGACTTCCCGGCCGCGCCAGGCGAGGAACGTTTGAATCTCGCCGACGTGCCGAAAGGGGTGCGGGCGATAGCCCAACAAAGGGGCCTGCGACGATCGCAGCGGAGGAACCCAGTTCGGGTCGTTGCGATAGAGCGACCACGGAAAACGCATGAACCTGCGCCGGTCGAGCCACGACGTAACAGGCTGAATGCGAAGGATCGACATAAAGGGCCGGCAGGAGGAAGGGGCCGCAATCTCCATGTTAAGCTGGCAAACGGTGCGCCGGCAGTAAAAAATGCGGCTCTCGCGCCATCAAGTTGGATCGTGGGAGGGCAGGCCGATTCGACGACAGACGGCGCCTCGCACTTTTTCTTACGAGCCGCCGGTTTCGAGAGGTCGGTTTCCAGCCCGGCCAGGCGGTCGCCTGTCGCAAAAGTCAGCAATGGGCGGACAGGGCTCGATTTCCTAATGGCCGCAGCGGCTGCGTGGGTCGAACCCACGGCCCGTCTGGGAAGAGCGAAGAGCGCGCGGCCGGTAAAGCGGTGGCCCAGCCTGCAACCGCGTGGCTGCCTCAGCGAATATTCAGCAGCGTCAGACGGACCAGATTCAGAGCCTGTTTCGCCGCGCGGGCTTTCAGGATGTCGGGGCTGCCAAAGTGCGGCACCGAGCGCGTCGTTACCTCGTCCGCTGCAGCCAACGCCAGGAATAAACGCTGCGGCGTCTGCTGCTTGGTGATCGCCGCGGGAAACTGGCTGACAGCCAGCGCCAGATCGGCTCCCGATTGTTCCCGGCAGCCACGGGCCATGGCTTCGACCACCTCCGCGCTAACCGGGGTATGTGTGGCGATCAGCGCGGGCTCGACATCTAGCAAGCGAACGAGCGATGTCTGGTTGGGAACGACCAGACCGCCCAGATAATTATCTTCCTCGTTCTTGCCCGCATCATGCAGGCGGTCGGCCAATAGCCCGCCCGTTCCCCATTCGGCTGTGGCCAGAGTCAGACCGTGCTGACGCAATAGTCGAAGAACGGCATCCTCGAGTTCGTCGTCCTCTTCTCCGAATACGACGTCCCCCAAGCACTCGTAAATCGTGGCCACGGTGGGTTCAGCCAGTGCGCGACATTCTTCGTCGCTGGCCCCCTGGGTGGTGATGCGCAGGGTGATCGTGGCTGCGCTGACCGTGATACCGACGCTGGGAACGCGGCCCCGGCGAATCAAGTCGGGCAGGCGCCCTTCCAGCTCGCTTTCGCTGAGGCCAAAGCACTTGATGCGGCGATGGCGAATCACCTGCGGCGCGCCGCAGATGCGCACCAGCTCGGGCCGCACTGTTTCGTCCCACATGCGGAACATTTCCGATGGCACCCCAGGGAGCGCGTACACCCGACAAGGTGCGCGCCCCTCGCGGGCAATCTCCTGGGCAATGCCTGGCGCGGTACCGGTTGGATTCGGAATGATGCGGCTGCCGCGCGGAAACAGCGCCTGGACTTTGTTCTTCTCGGGCATGTCGCGCCCGAAGCGAGCGAAGAGAGCGCGAATCTGCTCGACAATCTCGTCGTGCATTTCCAGCTCGACGCCGGCCAGCTGCGCCAGGACCTCGCGCGTCAGGTCGTCGGCGGTGGGCCCCAAGCCGCCGGTGGCAATGACCACATCGGCTCGCTCGCTGGCAGCGCGGAAGACATTGACGTTGGCCGCCAGATCGTCAGCAACGGTGGTGTGGTAAAGTACCCGGATGCCGATTTCGCCCAGTCGCTCGCTCAACCATTGGCTATTGGTATCGAGACGCTGCCCGCTGGTCAGCTCGTCGCCAATGGAGATGATTTCGGCATCCATGTCGCGCCCAGGTTTTAGTCAAGAAGCTTACTGAAGTGTCCGGCGTCCGGTTTGGCGTATTCTGGCAGGAATTCACGGTTCGTCCAGCGGCTGCGAGGTACGCTTGTGCGGCGAATTTTCCGGGTGCCGACGCGTCGCGACGCGAAGGCTTGCCTCGATTCCGTATGCTTAGGAAGAACCGAATTGCGTCGACCACGCGCGACCAGGATTTAGTGGCAAGGGGGATTCAGGGGCGAGGCCATGGACAACGACAAGTCGACGATCGACGACCGCGATGAACCTCGGGCGACTCAGTCGCCAGAATCCCCTGGCCAGGGAATGCCCTCGCTAACCGTTCTGCAAAGCGCGACCGGCGCGCAGGTGCGCGACCCCGTTTGTGGCATGACCGTCGATCCGGCCAAGACGCCGCACAAGCATGCGCACGCCGACAAGACGTATTACTTTTGCTCGGCCGGCTGCGTGAGAAAATTCGCCGCCGACCCCGCGAAGTATCTTTCTGCCAATCAATCGGCCATTGCGACACACGATCACGAGCACCACGCGGGTGAAGCGCATCATGCGAACCCGCACGCGCCGGCCAGCAAGGATGCCGAGTTCACCTGCCCGATGCATCCCGAAGTGCGGCAGATCGGGCCGGGCTCCTGCCCTATTTGCGGCATGGCTCTGGAACCAGTCGATATCACGGCTGCCGGGGAAGACCATTCCGAATTGCGCGACATGCGGCGGCGGCTGTGGATCTCGGCCGCATTGACAATCCCACTGTTCGTGATCGCGATGTCCGAAATGATTCCCGGCGCGCCTCTGGCGCATCTGCTCAGTCCGCGCGTCTCGGCATGGGTGCAGCTCATTCTGGCGACGCCTGTCGTTACGTGGGGCGCCTGGCCCTTCTTCGTTCGCGGGTGGAATTCGCTGCTGACGCGCCAATTCAACATGTTCACGCTGATCTCGCTGGGTGTCGGCACGGCTTTTCTCGATAGCATCGTGGCCACGGTCGCGCCGGGCGTTTTTCCGGAATCCTTTCGCGGACACATGGGGGAAGTCGGCACGTACTTCGAGTCGGCCGCCGTGATCGTGACCCTGGTGTTATTCGGCCAGGTGCTTGAGCTGCGGGCCCGCAGTCAAACCTCCAGCGCAATCCGCAGCCTGCTTGGCCTGGCGCCGCGTACGGCGCGCAAGATCGACGGCAGTGGCGAGCATGACGTGCCGCTGGAAGAGGTGCAGCCAGGCGACCGGTTACGCGTAAGGCCGGGGGAGAAAGTGCCTGTCGATGGCGTGGTCGTGGAAGGGCATAGCAACGTCGACGAATCGATGATCACGGGCGAACCCTTGCCGGTAGCGAAGGAAAACGGCTCGCCTGTCACCGGGGGAACAGTGAACGGCACCGGAACGCTCGTAATGCAGGCCCAACGCGTGGGGCGCGACACGCTCCTGGCGCAAATCGTGCAAATGGTCGGCGAGGCGCAGCGCAGTCGCGCGCCGATTCAACTGCTCGCCGATGTGGTCGCCAGCTATTTCGTGCCGGCCGTAATGCTCACGGCCGTGGCCACGTTCCTGGTTTGGGGCTGGTTAGGGCCCGAGCCACGGCTTGCCCATGCCCTGGTCAATGCGGTGGCAGTGCTAATTATTGCCTGTCCCTGTGCACTGGGGCTGGCCACGCCGATGTCGATCATGGTTGGCACGGGGCGAGGCGCGACGGCGGGAGTGCTCATCCGCAATGCCGAGGCGCTCGAGCGATTGGAAAAGGTCGACACGTTGGTCATCGATAAAACCGGGACGCTCACCGAGGGGAAACCGCGCGTCGTAAGCATTATCGCCGCCGAGGGTTTTGCCGAGGACGAAGTATTACGCCTCGCCGCGGACCTGGAATTGGCCAGCGAGCATCCGTTGGCAGCCGCCATCGTTGCTGCCGCGCGCGAGCGGGGCTGGTCGCCCGTCGCGGCTCTCAACTTCCAATCGACCACGGGACAGGGTGTGGCTGGATCGATCGACGGACGCAACGTGTTGCTCGGTAATCTGACGCTTCTGGAAAACGCGAGAATCGAAGCGGCGATGCTCGCCAAGCGTGCCGACGAATTGCGCCGGCAGGGGCAAACGGTCATGTTTCTGGCCGTCGACGGTCGCGCGGCAGGTTTGATCGGCGTCACCGATCCGATTAAACCGTCGTCGCGCGAGGCGGTCGACCTGCTCCGCGGCCAAGGCCTGCGGTTGGTAATGCTAACCGGTGATAGTCGTGCTACGGCCGCCGCGGTCGGCAGCCAATTGGGACTTGTAGATATCGAGGCCGAAGTGCGACCCGAGCAAAAGAACGCTGTCATTCGCCGGCTGCAGAATGCAGGAAGGATCGTCGCCATGGCGGGCGACGGGGTCAACGACGCCCCGGCGCTGGCCCAGGCCGATGTCGGCATTGCCATGGGCACGGGGACCGACGTGGCGATTCAGAGTGCTGGCGTAACCCTGGTGAAAGGCGATCTGCGCGGCATCGTGCGGGCACGTCGACTCAGCCATGCCACGATGCGCAATATTCGCCAGAATCTGTTCTTTGCCTTCATCTACAATGGGGTCGGCGTGCCGATTGCGGCCGGAATCCTCTATCCTGTGTCCGGATTACTCTTAAGCCCGATGATCGCCGCGGCCGCCATGAGCTTCAGTTCGGTATCGGTCATCGCCAACGCGCTACGGTTGCGTCGCGTGAAGTTGTGAGCCAGACACCGATGCAAAATCAGGTACGCCGCCTTGGCCGAGAGTAGCTCACGTCCCGACTGGCGGTTGCCACGCGGCGTCACGCGGGCATTGGCGGAGCACGCCCAACTGTCCGACGTGGCCCTGGCGTACGACGAGCGCTTTTCCGTCGGCGACGGCGGCGAGCTGGATGAGAAAATTCTTAACAAGTATGTGCAGCCGCCCGGCCTCGTCGTGGATCTGGGATCCGGCGCGGGGCGGTTAGCCGTGCCGCTGGCGCGGCGCGGGCTGCGCGTTGTCGCCGTCGACCTGTCGCGACCGGCGCTTAAGGCTTTGCGGGCACGGAGCGACTTGGACGGACTTTCCATCGAATGCCTGGTTGCCAACCTGGTCGAGCTGGACGCACTGCGCGATGGCACCGCGGACTATTGCATCTCGATGTTCAGCACGCTGGGCATGATCCGCGGGCACGAGAATCGTCGCCAGTTTCTCCGGCACGTGCGGCGCATTCTCAGGCCCGGCGGACGATTCGTTCTGCACGTACACAACCGCTGGTATCACCTGTGGCAGCAGCAAAGTCGCGGCTGGTTCTTACGCAACCTTTTCCAAAGCCTGACGCGACGCGACGTCGAGGCTGGCGACAAATACTTCACCTACCACGGCGTGCCGAACATGTTCGTACACGCTTTCACGCGCCGCGAACTATTGAGCGACCTGCGGTCCGCCAGCTTGCGTGTCGAGACGCTCATTCCGCTTTCCATCGAGCGCCGGCACCCGTTGAAAATGCCATGGCTGCTTGGTTCGATTCGGGCCGGAGGTTGGATCGCAGTCTGCAAAAGGCGATGATCGCCAGGTGATGAGTGCCAAGTTGGCCGGACACCGCACCGTGCCCTCGCGGTCGAAATCTGGGCGGTATGCACTTCCGAACGTAACGCTTTTTCGACCTGTACCGGAAACCGCTCTTGCCAGACCTTGTCGGGCCGAGCGTTTTCGAACCACCCGTAAAAGCCCCGTGCGGCGCGACCTATATATAGAGTGCGCCGGCATTTGACTACCTGGATCAGCCGACCGGACGCGCCGCCCCAGGCCGCGGCCGAAGAATCCTCTGGCGCTCGGCAAACCGTCTCATCGAGGTGACCTCAGTGCCAGCCGACAGTGTGATCGACACGTGTCCGGAAAGCAGGCAATTGGCAGCTCTGTTTGCCGGCCAGCTTCCGACGGCGGAGATGGCGCAGCTGCTGCGCCATGCGACGTCCTGCGAACATTGCCTGGCGCTGATGCGCAGCGCCGGCCTCACTGGCGATGAATCATCGGCACCACGAAATCCTGGGAGCGATACGGTGAACGGGGAGAAGGCAATGTGGGCATCATCCGCGACCGGAACGCATCAGGATGCTCCGCGCTCGGCGGTGGCCGATACGCCCACGTGCGACGCGCCGCCAACCTGGCGCCATATGCTGGCGCCCGCGCAGCAGAACGACGAACTCGGCCGCCTGGGTGGATATCGCATTCTGCGCGTGCTGGGCGAAGGTGGGATGGGAGTTGTCTTCGAGGCCGAGGATGTCACGCTCGACCGACGCGTGGCCATCAAGGTGCTACGTTCGGGAGACATCGATCTGCCGCAGCGCAAACGCTTTTTGCAAGAAGCGCAGCTCGTGGCCTCGCTCTCGAGCGATCACATCGTCACGGTACACCAGGTCGGCGAAGAGTCAGGCTGCTTGTTCATCGTCATGGAGCTGCTGCGCGGCGAGACGCTCGACACGCGATTGCGCCGCGAGGGATCATTGCCCGTCGCCGAAGCGCTGCGAATCGCCCGAGAAGTTGCCGAAGGCCTGGCCGCAGCGCATGAAAAACAACTCGTCCACCGCGATATCAAGCCCGCCAACGTGTGGCTCGAAACACGACGTGCGGACGAACCGGCGCGGCGCATCAAGCTGCTTGATTTCGGCGTGGCCCGCCCGCTGGCGGTTCACGAGCATCTCACGATCGGCGGTCAGATCATCGGCACGCCGGTGTACATGTCTCCCGAGCAGGCGTGCGGCATGCCCGTCGACGAACGCTCGGACCTGTTCTCGCTCGGCTCGATCATGTACGCGATGCTGGCGGGCAAGTCGCCGTTCGAGCGACCAAGCTACTTACACGTTTTGAAAGCAGTGGTGGAAGAGCACCCTACGCCGTTGTCGGAAGTCATGCCCGGCGTGTCGCCCGAAGTCGAGCGGCTGGTCAAGCGGCTGCTGGAAAAAGACGCGAAGGCGCGTCCGGCGAGCGCGCGGCAGGTGGCCGATGAAATTCGCCGCCTGGAACAGAGCTTTACCTGCAGCGGTATGGTGCCGCCGCAAATCTCGGCGGCCACTTTGCGCGCCGGGAAATTCCGCCAGCATTTGAGTTGGGGCGTGTGGTCCGGCGTGTTGGCCATCGTGGCGGCGGCTTCCATCGGGATTCTGTCGCAATACCATCGAGTGCTTGAACTACGACATCACGACGACGTCGAGGGCGCGGTCGTTGCGTCAATGACATCGGACCCGGCCGTGGGTGTGCCCCAAGGCAAACCGCGTGTGACTACCGCCGCGGCGGCGGGCACCTCGGGTTCATCGTCCGGTGCGTCAAAGGTAAATACCGGCGGGGAAAACAATGCCACAGCGGCCAGCGGCGCCGATCCACAACCGTTGCCCGACGCCGCGGCGCCCGCCAACGAACTGCCAACCATCAAGATAGGCATTATCCACTCCCTGACCGGGCCCATGGCCACAAGCGAACGCGCCATTGTCGACGCGTTCTTAATGGCCGTGGGCGAGATCAATCAATCGGGTGGACTGCTCGGTGGCCGACAAGTCGAGGCAATCGTGCGTGACGGTAAGTC
The window above is part of the Pirellulales bacterium genome. Proteins encoded here:
- a CDS encoding class I SAM-dependent methyltransferase: MAESSSRPDWRLPRGVTRALAEHAQLSDVALAYDERFSVGDGGELDEKILNKYVQPPGLVVDLGSGAGRLAVPLARRGLRVVAVDLSRPALKALRARSDLDGLSIECLVANLVELDALRDGTADYCISMFSTLGMIRGHENRRQFLRHVRRILRPGGRFVLHVHNRWYHLWQQQSRGWFLRNLFQSLTRRDVEAGDKYFTYHGVPNMFVHAFTRRELLSDLRSASLRVETLIPLSIERRHPLKMPWLLGSIRAGGWIAVCKRR
- a CDS encoding transporter substrate-binding protein is translated as MWASSATGTHQDAPRSAVADTPTCDAPPTWRHMLAPAQQNDELGRLGGYRILRVLGEGGMGVVFEAEDVTLDRRVAIKVLRSGDIDLPQRKRFLQEAQLVASLSSDHIVTVHQVGEESGCLFIVMELLRGETLDTRLRREGSLPVAEALRIAREVAEGLAAAHEKQLVHRDIKPANVWLETRRADEPARRIKLLDFGVARPLAVHEHLTIGGQIIGTPVYMSPEQACGMPVDERSDLFSLGSIMYAMLAGKSPFERPSYLHVLKAVVEEHPTPLSEVMPGVSPEVERLVKRLLEKDAKARPASARQVADEIRRLEQSFTCSGMVPPQISAATLRAGKFRQHLSWGVWSGVLAIVAAASIGILSQYHRVLELRHHDDVEGAVVASMTSDPAVGVPQGKPRVTTAAAAGTSGSSSGASKVNTGGENNATAASGADPQPLPDAAAPANELPTIKIGIIHSLTGPMATSERAIVDAFLMAVGEINQSGGLLGGRQVEAIVRDGKSNENIFAEQAEELITKEHVVTLFGCWRSPCRKLVEAVCRRHDHLLIYPTTYEGMEESPYVIYMGGAPNQQILPATKWAFAFLGKRKFFLIGADGIYSHCAHEIIRDEVAALGGRVVGDGYRPLGDTNFSEIARQVADSGADVVMNTVSGTGNISLFNCLREAGVTAEAVPTISFKVTEEDLQYISAHDRDLVGDYAVWNYFQTVNTPDNIEFLARLHDRYGPARVATDPMVAAYTGMHMWGYAVDECQSDRVTDIRAVMGHQTLNAPEGAVEIDERNRHARRAAMIGRIGEDLQFDIVWSSPKPIVPEPFPASRTPEEWQKFQEHLYREWGGNWRASAPPKSHGNRAASGR
- a CDS encoding heavy metal translocating P-type ATPase — protein: MDNDKSTIDDRDEPRATQSPESPGQGMPSLTVLQSATGAQVRDPVCGMTVDPAKTPHKHAHADKTYYFCSAGCVRKFAADPAKYLSANQSAIATHDHEHHAGEAHHANPHAPASKDAEFTCPMHPEVRQIGPGSCPICGMALEPVDITAAGEDHSELRDMRRRLWISAALTIPLFVIAMSEMIPGAPLAHLLSPRVSAWVQLILATPVVTWGAWPFFVRGWNSLLTRQFNMFTLISLGVGTAFLDSIVATVAPGVFPESFRGHMGEVGTYFESAAVIVTLVLFGQVLELRARSQTSSAIRSLLGLAPRTARKIDGSGEHDVPLEEVQPGDRLRVRPGEKVPVDGVVVEGHSNVDESMITGEPLPVAKENGSPVTGGTVNGTGTLVMQAQRVGRDTLLAQIVQMVGEAQRSRAPIQLLADVVASYFVPAVMLTAVATFLVWGWLGPEPRLAHALVNAVAVLIIACPCALGLATPMSIMVGTGRGATAGVLIRNAEALERLEKVDTLVIDKTGTLTEGKPRVVSIIAAEGFAEDEVLRLAADLELASEHPLAAAIVAAARERGWSPVAALNFQSTTGQGVAGSIDGRNVLLGNLTLLENARIEAAMLAKRADELRRQGQTVMFLAVDGRAAGLIGVTDPIKPSSREAVDLLRGQGLRLVMLTGDSRATAAAVGSQLGLVDIEAEVRPEQKNAVIRRLQNAGRIVAMAGDGVNDAPALAQADVGIAMGTGTDVAIQSAGVTLVKGDLRGIVRARRLSHATMRNIRQNLFFAFIYNGVGVPIAAGILYPVSGLLLSPMIAAAAMSFSSVSVIANALRLRRVKL
- a CDS encoding GNAT family N-acetyltransferase; translated protein: MRFPWSLYRNDPNWVPPLRSSQAPLLGYRPHPFRHVGEIQTFLAWRGREVVGQIAAIINHAHDHEFHERRGFFGFFEAVDDCQVSRALFDAAREWLEEHDAYGLRGPVNPSMNYVSGMLVDGFDSPPTFSLPYNPSYYPRLLTDYGFRKAHDMFAFLGYRDELPDFQRRLDPLTDQIQERWQPVIRPLDTSRSSRDVDRFLELFNRSLEGMWGFVPLARAELEYLMSSLRHLIEPQFALLAEVEGKLAGAVIGVPDYNPRIRQIDGRLWPFGFLRLLSRRGLKRFCVLAMAVAPEYQRWGLGLVLLRSLLPKTLELGFAEAEFSWISETNTLAIGGMRKAGLHRSKTFRMYDFGDAAIEERVPTERPIQRPAVTPHDPVEPARVN
- a CDS encoding CinA family nicotinamide mononucleotide deamidase-related protein — protein: MDAEIISIGDELTSGQRLDTNSQWLSERLGEIGIRVLYHTTVADDLAANVNVFRAASERADVVIATGGLGPTADDLTREVLAQLAGVELEMHDEIVEQIRALFARFGRDMPEKNKVQALFPRGSRIIPNPTGTAPGIAQEIAREGRAPCRVYALPGVPSEMFRMWDETVRPELVRICGAPQVIRHRRIKCFGLSESELEGRLPDLIRRGRVPSVGITVSAATITLRITTQGASDEECRALAEPTVATIYECLGDVVFGEEDDELEDAVLRLLRQHGLTLATAEWGTGGLLADRLHDAGKNEEDNYLGGLVVPNQTSLVRLLDVEPALIATHTPVSAEVVEAMARGCREQSGADLALAVSQFPAAITKQQTPQRLFLALAAADEVTTRSVPHFGSPDILKARAAKQALNLVRLTLLNIR